One part of the Hydrogenobacter sp. T-2 genome encodes these proteins:
- the cas2 gene encoding CRISPR-associated endonuclease Cas2: protein MYVILVYDIATDTKEGQRRLIRVMKKCRQYLHHTQKSVFEGEISYGRLMELKVAIGKIIDHNKDYVVIYKLENKNSLVRENIGIDFDPTDNIL from the coding sequence ATGTATGTGATACTGGTTTATGATATAGCCACAGACACAAAAGAGGGACAAAGAAGGCTTATAAGGGTTATGAAAAAATGTAGGCAATATCTACATCACACACAAAAATCTGTCTTTGAAGGTGAAATTTCCTATGGAAGGCTTATGGAATTAAAGGTAGCTATTGGAAAGATTATAGACCATAACAAGGACTATGTTGTTATATATAAGTTGGAAAATAAGAATAGCCTTGTTAGAGAAAACATAGGAATAGACTTTGACCCGACGGACAACATTCTCTAA
- the cas1b gene encoding type I-B CRISPR-associated endonuclease Cas1b, producing MLNAMRNYYIFKSGRLSRKDNSIMFETQEEFKSIPVNDIDSLYIFGEVDINTKALNFLAQKGIVVHIFNYYGWWTGSLYPREELLAGEVVIRQAEHYLDRNKRIEIAREFVKGAIHGFVYNLKRYKHKDIGKEIFQQLDNYLNLVNEQEDIPSLMGIEGNARDLYYDMFPNIIRQDIEFDKRVKRPPNNIMNALISFVNSLVYTAVLKEIYRTQLNPTISYLHEPSYRRFSLALDVAEIFKPIYGDRTIFDLLNNRSITEDHFDKDLNYCYLKETGRKIVVKAFEEKLNTTIKHKKLKRNVSYERIIRLELYKLIKHLLGEEVYKSFRIWW from the coding sequence TTGCTGAATGCCATGAGAAATTATTATATATTCAAAAGTGGTAGGCTTAGTAGAAAAGATAACTCTATAATGTTTGAAACACAAGAAGAATTTAAATCAATACCTGTGAATGACATAGATAGTCTATACATATTTGGTGAAGTGGACATAAATACGAAAGCTTTGAACTTTCTTGCACAAAAGGGTATAGTGGTTCATATTTTCAATTATTATGGATGGTGGACTGGAAGTTTGTATCCAAGAGAAGAGCTCCTTGCTGGCGAGGTTGTAATAAGACAAGCAGAGCATTATTTGGATAGGAATAAAAGAATTGAAATAGCGAGAGAGTTTGTCAAGGGGGCAATACATGGCTTTGTGTATAATCTCAAAAGATACAAGCATAAGGATATAGGAAAAGAAATATTTCAACAGTTGGATAATTACCTAAACTTGGTAAATGAGCAGGAAGATATACCATCCTTGATGGGCATTGAAGGTAATGCGAGAGACCTATATTACGATATGTTTCCAAATATCATAAGGCAAGATATAGAATTTGATAAAAGAGTAAAAAGACCGCCCAATAATATTATGAATGCTTTGATATCTTTCGTAAATAGTTTAGTATATACGGCAGTTTTGAAGGAGATATATAGGACTCAGTTAAATCCAACTATAAGTTATCTACATGAACCTTCTTATAGGAGGTTTTCGCTTGCACTTGATGTTGCAGAAATATTCAAACCTATATATGGAGACAGAACTATATTTGATTTGCTGAATAACAGAAGCATAACCGAAGATCATTTCGATAAGGATTTGAATTATTGCTATCTAAAAGAAACAGGTAGAAAGATTGTGGTTAAAGCCTTTGAGGAGAAGTTAAATACCACTATTAAACACAAAAAACTCAAAAGGAATGTTAGCTATGAAAGAATTATAAGGCTTGAATTGTATAAGTTAATAAAACATTTGCTTGGCGAGGAAGTCTATAAATCCTTTCGAATATGGTGGTAG
- a CDS encoding trimeric intracellular cation channel family protein — protein sequence MFSLLFEIDLLFQLINLLGIATFSVAGSLRGIREGLDLLGIATLGVITSLGGGILRDIIVGKVPNALTSPYDMTVALIGVMISLLLYRKTKKQIESKYTFLMLDAIGLSAFTTTGAILAYKTGVSFYGVVLLATITGVGGGVIRDVLLRKVPWVLREDFYATCSIIGAVAFYVSVKVSGDLTFSSIVCFLTTLTIRTLAIVFKWRLPKAV from the coding sequence ATGTTTTCTCTCCTTTTTGAAATAGACTTACTCTTCCAACTTATAAACCTGCTGGGTATAGCCACCTTTTCTGTGGCAGGTTCTCTAAGGGGTATAAGGGAGGGTCTTGACCTTTTGGGTATCGCCACATTGGGCGTGATAACTTCACTCGGCGGGGGTATTCTTAGGGATATTATTGTAGGAAAAGTTCCCAATGCCTTGACTTCACCCTACGATATGACGGTTGCTCTTATTGGTGTGATGATATCCCTTTTGCTATACAGAAAAACCAAAAAGCAGATTGAAAGTAAATACACCTTCCTAATGCTTGATGCCATAGGGCTTTCCGCCTTTACAACCACAGGAGCAATATTAGCTTACAAAACTGGAGTTTCCTTTTATGGTGTTGTCCTTCTTGCTACTATAACAGGGGTTGGTGGAGGCGTTATAAGGGATGTGCTTCTTAGAAAAGTTCCATGGGTGCTAAGGGAGGATTTTTACGCTACTTGCAGTATTATTGGGGCTGTAGCCTTTTATGTTAGCGTAAAGGTTAGTGGAGACCTGACCTTTTCTTCCATAGTATGTTTCCTTACTACGCTTACAATACGCACCCTTGCTATCGTCTTCAAGTGGAGGCTTCCCAAGGCTGTGTGA
- a CDS encoding phosphoketolase family protein yields MKELLKAFKACNYLAVGMISLKDNPLLREPLRREHLKKRLLGHWGASPNISFVYLFTSYMLRKYPLNALLLVGPGHGAPGYIAPLYLEGTLSKFYPEFSQDKEGMKRLFKAFSFPGGLGSHCTPELPGSIQEGGELGYSLSHAFGAVFDNPDLVAVAIVGDGEAETGPLATAWHSNKFLNPKRDGLVLPVLSLNGYKINNPTLLARIPKEELISLLKGYGYEPLWVEGEEPEEVSGQMKTAMESAFERLMDLRGKEKRPVLPAIVLKTPKGWTAPKEFRGKYIEGYWRSHQVPLSDVHENPDSLKLLEEWLQSYKPEELFDQEGRPLINLSELFPEEGRRLGDTPFANGGLLRKPLDLPKMEDHSVERFTLHNNTLPLGYYLREVLRRNPHNFRVFGPDETASNRLHPTFESGKVWMLERLPVDEDEGYLSPTGKVMEMLSEHTVEGWLEGYLLTGRYGILSTYEGFAPIITSMVNQFGKWLDISQDVPWRAPISSLNLLLTSVVWRQDHNGFTHQDPGFINSIVDKWPNVVRLYFPCDANTLLITAELCLKSTNRVNIIVVDKQAHPQYLDYQSAYSHAIKGIGIFDFASTHTDKEPDLVLASCGDIPTKEAIGASLLLREFFPDLAIRFVNVVNLFRLTPDSEHPDGLPDRDFDAYFTTDKPIIFNFHGYPWLIHRLTYRRKNHKNLHVRGYRENRKIGIDATQLQPFLKGRGGITTPLQLAILNQTDRFSIAIDAIQRTPALQSVGGRYIDLLKDMQIKALRHAYEEGVDAPEFSDENFLVPKLRKLLS; encoded by the coding sequence ATGAAAGAGCTATTAAAGGCTTTCAAAGCATGCAACTACTTAGCGGTGGGGATGATATCCCTCAAGGACAATCCTCTTCTAAGGGAACCTCTAAGGAGGGAGCATCTTAAGAAAAGGCTTCTGGGACACTGGGGGGCAAGTCCTAACATTAGCTTTGTTTACCTGTTTACCAGCTATATGCTTCGTAAGTATCCACTTAACGCTTTACTTTTGGTGGGTCCTGGGCATGGTGCACCTGGCTACATAGCACCCCTATATCTTGAGGGGACTCTTAGCAAGTTCTATCCTGAGTTTTCTCAAGACAAGGAGGGTATGAAAAGGCTCTTTAAGGCTTTTTCCTTTCCGGGAGGGCTCGGAAGTCATTGCACTCCAGAGCTTCCCGGGTCTATACAAGAAGGTGGTGAGCTTGGATACAGCCTTTCTCATGCCTTTGGTGCGGTCTTTGACAATCCCGACCTTGTGGCGGTTGCCATAGTGGGCGATGGTGAGGCAGAAACTGGACCTTTGGCTACTGCGTGGCACTCTAATAAGTTTTTAAACCCAAAAAGGGATGGTCTTGTTCTCCCTGTGCTTTCTCTTAATGGCTACAAGATAAACAACCCCACACTGCTTGCGAGAATTCCAAAGGAAGAACTCATAAGTCTTCTGAAGGGCTATGGCTATGAGCCACTTTGGGTGGAGGGAGAAGAGCCAGAAGAAGTGTCTGGTCAGATGAAAACCGCTATGGAGTCCGCCTTTGAAAGGCTTATGGACCTGCGTGGAAAGGAGAAAAGACCTGTGCTTCCTGCCATAGTGCTAAAAACACCCAAGGGCTGGACAGCACCAAAGGAGTTTAGAGGAAAATACATAGAGGGTTATTGGAGGTCTCACCAAGTTCCTCTTTCTGATGTTCATGAAAATCCAGATAGCCTAAAGCTCCTTGAGGAGTGGCTGCAGAGCTATAAACCAGAAGAGCTCTTTGACCAAGAGGGTAGACCTCTCATAAACCTTAGCGAGCTATTTCCAGAAGAGGGCAGAAGGCTTGGAGATACTCCCTTTGCCAACGGTGGGCTTTTGAGAAAGCCTCTTGACCTGCCAAAAATGGAAGACCATAGCGTAGAGAGGTTTACTCTCCATAACAACACCTTGCCTCTTGGATACTACCTTAGAGAAGTTTTAAGGAGAAATCCCCACAACTTTAGAGTTTTTGGACCAGACGAGACCGCCTCAAACAGACTACACCCCACCTTTGAATCTGGCAAAGTATGGATGTTAGAGAGACTTCCTGTGGACGAGGACGAAGGCTATTTGAGCCCTACAGGCAAAGTGATGGAGATGCTTTCTGAACACACAGTGGAAGGCTGGCTTGAGGGTTATCTCCTTACGGGAAGGTATGGCATTTTAAGCACCTACGAAGGCTTTGCTCCCATAATAACCTCAATGGTAAACCAGTTTGGAAAGTGGCTGGATATCTCTCAGGATGTGCCTTGGAGAGCACCCATAAGCTCCCTTAACCTTTTGCTTACCTCTGTAGTTTGGAGACAAGACCATAATGGCTTTACCCATCAAGACCCTGGCTTTATAAACAGCATAGTGGACAAGTGGCCCAATGTGGTAAGGCTTTATTTCCCATGCGATGCCAACACACTCCTTATAACTGCGGAGCTATGCCTTAAGTCCACAAACAGAGTAAACATCATCGTAGTTGACAAGCAGGCACATCCTCAGTATTTAGATTATCAAAGTGCTTACTCCCATGCAATAAAGGGCATAGGTATCTTTGACTTTGCAAGCACACACACAGACAAAGAACCTGACTTAGTCCTTGCGAGCTGTGGTGATATACCCACAAAGGAGGCTATAGGTGCGTCACTGCTCTTGAGAGAATTCTTTCCAGACTTAGCCATAAGGTTTGTGAACGTGGTAAACCTCTTCAGGCTTACTCCAGACAGCGAGCATCCTGACGGTCTTCCAGACAGGGACTTTGACGCCTACTTTACCACAGACAAGCCCATAATCTTTAACTTCCACGGCTATCCGTGGCTTATACACAGGCTCACCTACAGAAGAAAGAACCACAAGAACCTGCATGTGAGAGGCTACAGAGAAAACAGAAAAATAGGCATAGATGCCACACAACTTCAACCTTTCCTTAAGGGAAGAGGTGGCATTACCACACCCCTCCAGCTTGCCATACTAAACCAAACAGACCGCTTTAGCATTGCCATAGACGCTATCCAAAGAACACCAGCCCTACAGTCGGTGGGAGGCAGATATATAGACCTTTTAAAGGATATGCAGATAAAAGCCCTAAGGCATGCCTACGAAGAAGGCGTAGACGCACCGGAGTTTTCCGATGAGAATTTTCTTGTGCCTAAACTACGGAAGCTCCTCTCTTAA
- the cas4 gene encoding CRISPR-associated protein Cas4, with amino-acid sequence MVNGVYINYYFHCKRHLWLFARNIRMEHNSEDVFIGKLISAYSFDRRRHEIQIVDDEDAIVMDFIDKNRKVVHEIKKSNKLEELHIWQVKYYLYVLEKKGIMGFKGLINYPKQKRAIKVELSDEDRTTIKEVIDDIHEIINSVKPPPVINKSYCKKCSYYEFCYC; translated from the coding sequence ATGGTTAATGGTGTTTACATAAATTACTATTTTCATTGTAAAAGACACCTATGGCTTTTTGCAAGAAATATAAGAATGGAACATAATTCCGAGGATGTTTTTATTGGGAAACTCATATCAGCTTATAGCTTTGATAGAAGAAGGCATGAAATACAAATCGTAGATGACGAGGATGCTATAGTTATGGATTTTATAGATAAAAATAGAAAAGTGGTTCATGAAATTAAGAAGTCAAATAAACTTGAAGAACTACATATATGGCAGGTAAAATACTATCTTTATGTGCTTGAAAAGAAAGGTATAATGGGTTTCAAGGGTTTAATAAACTACCCTAAACAGAAGAGGGCTATAAAAGTAGAACTAAGTGATGAAGATAGAACTACAATAAAAGAGGTGATAGATGATATTCATGAAATCATAAACTCCGTAAAGCCTCCTCCTGTTATAAATAAGTCTTATTGCAAAAAGTGTAGTTATTATGAGTTTTGTTATTGCTGA
- a CDS encoding tyrosine-type recombinase/integrase yields MDRLLDLWVKSLSRTKSQRTVITYTMCLGSLQKYLGKKSSLLEIEPTELFSYVDSSNLSTSSLLTHLSAIKHFYKFAFRRGWLSKEHYSELEAVLEEIRDELSSSKPQKSPKALSREELDRIFQTVRDTKYERVYSLLLYSGVRLSEYVQLRRDFFYRDKSGIYWLRLPAEITKRGKERLVPIIGPSKEETMKINEKLDEWLEDYDAYIRVKAGSLQVYTNRLSQRLGISFSVHSFRHTYITNLVNSGFPAEVVKEFAGHSNVKTTIDIYYRFSQERAKSLVENFLR; encoded by the coding sequence ATGGATAGGCTTTTGGACCTATGGGTTAAAAGCCTTAGCAGGACAAAAAGCCAAAGGACTGTAATCACATACACCATGTGTCTTGGGTCTCTTCAAAAGTACTTAGGCAAGAAATCAAGTCTTCTTGAGATTGAACCCACAGAGCTGTTTTCTTATGTTGACTCCTCTAACCTCTCTACTTCTTCTCTCCTTACTCACCTGTCTGCTATAAAGCACTTTTATAAGTTTGCCTTTAGAAGAGGATGGTTAAGTAAGGAACACTACTCGGAATTAGAAGCGGTTTTGGAAGAGATAAGGGATGAGCTTTCTAGCTCAAAGCCTCAAAAAAGCCCGAAGGCTCTCAGCAGGGAGGAGCTTGATAGGATTTTCCAGACGGTAAGAGATACAAAATACGAACGTGTTTATAGTCTTCTCCTCTATAGCGGTGTTAGGCTTTCTGAGTACGTCCAGCTTAGGAGGGATTTTTTCTACAGAGACAAGAGCGGTATATATTGGCTAAGACTTCCTGCGGAGATAACAAAGAGAGGAAAAGAAAGATTGGTCCCAATAATTGGTCCCTCTAAAGAGGAAACTATGAAAATAAACGAAAAACTTGATGAATGGCTTGAGGATTACGATGCCTACATAAGGGTAAAGGCGGGGTCTTTGCAGGTTTATACCAATAGGCTTTCTCAAAGGCTCGGTATTTCCTTTTCCGTGCATAGCTTTAGGCATACCTATATAACAAACCTTGTAAACTCTGGCTTTCCTGCAGAGGTGGTAAAGGAGTTTGCGGGACACTCCAATGTGAAGACCACCATAGACATATACTACCGCTTCAGCCAAGAAAGGGCAAAGAGCTTGGTGGAGAACTTTCTTAGATGA
- the trmD gene encoding tRNA (guanosine(37)-N1)-methyltransferase TrmD produces MRFFAITLFPQTIQCYAEYGIVKQAIKKGTLELHTVDIRDFAHKRQVDDTAYGGHPGMVIKPEPVFKAYEYVVENFGKPYTIIPQPWGKRITQEDLDRLSVFDRLAVICGRYEGLDERVSTLADEELSLGDFVLAGGELFALVLLEGIARLLPGVLSEPESLKRDSFRRWLGAPVYTRPADFRGMKVPEVLLSGNHELIRLWELWHSIERTLKLRPELVPKRLYPLEESMLSAIIKGKNFKNWLEEVGHERAIKGFQSMQLLSGGDDIPQGQSSSKGTSKEGAS; encoded by the coding sequence ATGAGATTTTTTGCTATTACCCTTTTCCCCCAGACAATTCAGTGCTATGCGGAGTATGGAATAGTAAAGCAGGCGATAAAGAAAGGCACGCTTGAGCTCCATACTGTAGACATAAGAGACTTTGCTCATAAAAGACAGGTGGATGATACCGCCTATGGTGGGCATCCGGGGATGGTTATAAAGCCTGAGCCTGTTTTTAAGGCTTATGAGTATGTGGTGGAGAATTTTGGAAAGCCCTATACCATTATCCCTCAACCTTGGGGCAAAAGGATTACTCAAGAAGACCTTGACAGGTTGTCTGTTTTTGACCGCTTGGCGGTTATATGTGGCAGATACGAGGGTTTGGACGAAAGGGTTAGCACTCTGGCGGACGAGGAGCTTTCTCTTGGAGACTTTGTTTTGGCAGGCGGTGAGCTTTTTGCCCTTGTGCTTTTAGAAGGCATTGCGAGGCTTTTGCCGGGGGTTTTGAGCGAGCCTGAAAGTCTAAAAAGGGACTCCTTTAGAAGGTGGCTTGGTGCTCCAGTCTATACGAGACCAGCGGACTTTAGGGGGATGAAAGTCCCAGAGGTGCTCCTATCTGGCAATCATGAGCTTATAAGACTCTGGGAGCTCTGGCACTCTATAGAGAGAACTCTAAAGCTTAGACCAGAACTTGTCCCTAAAAGGCTTTATCCTCTGGAAGAGTCTATGCTCTCTGCTATAATAAAGGGTAAGAACTTTAAAAATTGGCTGGAGGAGGTGGGTCATGAAAGAGCTATTAAAGGCTTTCAAAGCATGCAACTACTTAGCGGTGGGGATGATATCCCTCAAGGACAATCCTCTTCTAAGGGAACCTCTAAGGAGGGAGCATCTTAA
- a CDS encoding acetate/propionate family kinase, whose product MRIFLCLNYGSSSLKHALFEGQKQILRHKRVFRGEGLSQALRELAKELPISPEVVLHRVVHGMEHKSPMPIEGQSLEILRELARINPLHNSIALEGIEQSLELFGKSKHYAIFDTDFHSNIPESARIYGLDYELYQRGIKRYGFHGISYSYLLRRSKQVLEKTKPNLIMMHLGQGCSVCAVKEGVSIDTSMGFTPLEGLLMVARPGDVDAGVILHMLRSGLSVEELERRLYRESGIRAIAGVSDFEELLTLKRNGNRRAILAFEAFLHRLLKYVGAYWFFLEGKVDALVFSGGIGENSPEVREELCKRLAFLGVELDQEANRKNQEVISSKGSSVKVLVIQTQEELEMVNIFVESNKII is encoded by the coding sequence ATGAGAATTTTCTTGTGCCTAAACTACGGAAGCTCCTCTCTTAAGCATGCCCTCTTTGAGGGTCAAAAGCAAATCCTAAGGCACAAAAGGGTCTTCAGAGGAGAAGGCTTATCCCAAGCACTAAGGGAGCTTGCAAAGGAACTTCCAATTAGCCCAGAGGTAGTCCTGCACAGGGTGGTGCACGGTATGGAACACAAAAGCCCTATGCCTATAGAAGGTCAAAGTCTTGAGATACTGCGAGAGCTCGCACGCATAAATCCTCTCCACAACTCCATAGCCTTGGAAGGCATAGAGCAGAGCCTTGAGCTTTTTGGTAAGAGCAAGCACTACGCCATCTTTGACACAGACTTCCATTCAAACATACCAGAAAGTGCAAGAATATATGGACTGGACTATGAGCTTTATCAAAGGGGTATAAAGAGGTATGGCTTTCATGGCATTTCCTACTCCTACCTTTTGAGACGGTCTAAGCAGGTTCTTGAGAAAACAAAGCCAAACCTCATAATGATGCACTTGGGACAAGGCTGTAGTGTATGTGCGGTAAAGGAGGGGGTTTCTATAGATACTTCCATGGGCTTTACACCTCTTGAGGGTCTCCTTATGGTGGCAAGACCTGGCGATGTGGACGCTGGGGTTATACTCCATATGCTAAGGTCTGGCTTGTCTGTGGAAGAATTGGAAAGAAGGCTATACAGAGAGAGCGGTATAAGGGCTATAGCGGGGGTCTCTGACTTTGAGGAGCTTCTCACTTTGAAAAGGAACGGCAACAGGAGGGCAATCCTTGCCTTTGAGGCTTTCCTGCATAGGCTTTTGAAGTATGTGGGTGCCTATTGGTTTTTCTTAGAGGGAAAGGTGGACGCCCTTGTTTTTTCTGGTGGTATAGGAGAAAACAGTCCAGAGGTAAGAGAAGAGCTTTGCAAAAGGCTTGCCTTTCTTGGAGTTGAGCTTGACCAAGAGGCAAACAGAAAAAACCAAGAGGTCATAAGTTCAAAGGGTAGTAGTGTAAAGGTCTTGGTGATACAAACGCAAGAAGAGTTGGAAATGGTTAACATATTCGTGGAAAGTAATAAAATCATATAG